One window of the Oikeobacillus pervagus genome contains the following:
- the tilS gene encoding tRNA lysidine(34) synthetase TilS: MLDYERKVKEFIERHQIIKQGDRIVVGVSGGPDSLSLLHYLAKRQERYQIRVYAAHLDHMFRGQQSYEELQFVRNFCEDLHIPYVCDRIDVSSYMEESGTGLQEGARKVRYQFLKEVMNHFSANKLALGHHGDDQVETILMRLTRGSSGKGRSGIPYRRNFHQGEIIRPLLSLTKEMIEEYCAHFNLDPRRDPSNSKGDYTRNRFRLKVLPFLKGENGKVHEHFQRFSEEILEDEMFLQELTRQKMNNVWEKNEESIQLQVEAFQAMPLPLQRRGIQLILNYLYKGNPLYTSIHIQQILKFIMSDHPSGHLDLPDGLKVVKSYQTCQFTFETHESQRYEYTLHLGEQVTLPNGDLFSLQISTNFVDTHHAEIFLIDEKKVDLPLIIRTRKQGDRIQLKGSSHSKKIKKLFIDLKIPLNLRNEWPIITDNKGKVLWVPNIKKSNDERTWEDPHGMILVYKKQSSSRGQTNC, from the coding sequence ATGTTGGATTATGAAAGAAAAGTGAAAGAATTCATTGAACGCCATCAAATAATTAAACAAGGGGACAGGATTGTCGTAGGCGTTTCGGGGGGACCTGATTCTTTATCCCTTCTCCATTATTTAGCGAAAAGACAGGAGCGATATCAAATTCGTGTATACGCTGCTCATCTTGATCATATGTTTCGTGGGCAACAATCCTATGAAGAATTACAATTTGTAAGAAATTTTTGCGAGGATTTGCATATACCTTATGTATGCGACCGGATAGATGTATCCTCTTATATGGAGGAAAGTGGGACAGGTTTGCAAGAAGGAGCTAGAAAGGTGAGATATCAATTTTTAAAAGAGGTAATGAATCACTTTTCTGCCAATAAATTAGCGCTTGGTCACCATGGTGACGATCAGGTTGAGACCATTCTTATGCGACTTACCAGGGGGAGTAGCGGAAAGGGAAGATCTGGAATCCCTTATAGACGGAATTTCCATCAAGGAGAAATCATTCGTCCATTATTATCTTTAACAAAGGAAATGATTGAAGAGTATTGTGCTCATTTCAACTTGGATCCAAGGAGAGACCCAAGTAACTCGAAAGGAGATTATACTCGGAACCGGTTTAGATTAAAAGTCCTTCCATTTTTAAAAGGTGAAAATGGTAAAGTTCATGAACATTTTCAACGATTTAGTGAGGAAATTTTAGAAGATGAGATGTTTTTGCAGGAATTAACACGACAAAAAATGAATAATGTATGGGAAAAGAATGAAGAATCAATTCAACTGCAGGTAGAAGCTTTTCAAGCAATGCCTTTGCCTTTACAAAGAAGGGGGATTCAACTAATATTAAACTATCTGTATAAGGGCAATCCCTTGTACACATCCATACATATTCAGCAAATTTTGAAATTCATAATGAGTGATCATCCATCTGGTCATTTAGATTTACCAGATGGCTTAAAGGTAGTGAAAAGCTACCAGACCTGTCAATTTACATTTGAGACTCATGAATCACAACGATATGAATACACCCTTCATCTAGGTGAACAGGTTACACTTCCGAATGGAGATCTTTTCTCTTTGCAAATAAGCACTAACTTTGTTGACACACATCATGCTGAAATATTCCTAATTGATGAGAAAAAAGTAGACTTACCGCTTATTATTCGCACAAGGAAGCAAGGAGATCGAATCCAATTAAAAGGATCCTCCCATTCGAAAAAAATAAAAAAATTATTCATCGATTTGAAGATTCCTTTAAATTTACGGAATGAGTGGCCGATT
- a CDS encoding protein kinase domain-containing protein, which produces MMMNSLKNQYKLPIGTVLRGKWHQHQYKIIKELGFGANGIVYLVQSSNGYAALKMSPNSLSIITEVNVLKAFSKVQGSALGPSLLDVDDWQWKGELVPFYVMEYIHGRDLLSFVRVKGCSWIGVLLSQLLSDLQSLHEEGWVFGDLKPENLIVTENPNRIRCIDVGGTTIKGRAIKEFTEFFDRGYWGLGSRKAEPTYDLFAVSMIAINLAYPKRFDKHHQGDSLSQLVQSIRQKQELTKIEPVLIKALQGQYKSASEMRRELLHCLSYSRISKRKKEKQKKQPMNQKINKNNTTSKQLRKRKKKGKKLETLIIILTVALLYTLYILGQLI; this is translated from the coding sequence GTGATGATGAATTCTTTGAAGAATCAGTATAAGTTACCTATTGGGACAGTCTTACGTGGAAAATGGCATCAACATCAGTATAAAATTATAAAGGAACTTGGATTTGGAGCAAATGGGATTGTCTACTTAGTTCAAAGTTCAAACGGATATGCGGCCTTAAAAATGAGTCCTAACAGTTTATCCATTATAACGGAAGTAAATGTATTAAAAGCTTTTTCGAAGGTCCAAGGGTCTGCCCTCGGACCTTCTTTATTGGATGTAGATGATTGGCAGTGGAAAGGAGAATTAGTTCCTTTTTATGTTATGGAATATATACATGGTCGTGATCTTTTATCCTTTGTCCGAGTGAAGGGGTGCTCTTGGATTGGTGTGTTATTAAGCCAATTATTAAGTGATTTACAAAGCTTGCATGAAGAAGGATGGGTGTTTGGGGACTTAAAACCAGAAAACCTAATTGTGACTGAAAACCCAAACAGAATTCGCTGTATTGATGTTGGAGGGACAACGATCAAAGGAAGAGCGATTAAAGAGTTTACCGAGTTTTTTGATCGGGGATACTGGGGATTAGGATCAAGGAAGGCTGAGCCAACATATGATTTATTTGCCGTGTCAATGATCGCTATCAATCTCGCCTACCCGAAAAGATTCGACAAACACCATCAAGGAGATAGTTTGTCACAACTAGTTCAATCCATCAGGCAAAAACAAGAACTAACAAAGATAGAGCCCGTACTCATTAAAGCATTACAAGGACAATATAAAAGTGCATCTGAAATGAGAAGAGAATTACTTCACTGTTTATCCTACTCAAGAATAAGTAAAAGAAAAAAAGAAAAGCAAAAGAAACAGCCAATGAACCAAAAAATAAATAAAAACAATACAACAAGCAAACAATTAAGAAAGAGAAAAAAGAAAGGCAAAAAATTAGAAACCCTCATCATTATCCTAACAGTCGCCCTATTATATACACTATACATCCTCGGACAATTAATTTAA
- a CDS encoding vWA domain-containing protein — MKTGTIKQILLITDGCSNYGDDPIAMATLANEQGIAVNVIGVMEQDVMDQKSMQEIEGIAASGGGVSQIVYAKQLSQTVQMVTRKAMTQTLQGVVNKQLKEILGNDMTIEELPPDKRGEVVEVVDELGETANLQVLILVDTSASMKHKLPTVKEALLDLSLSMNARMGNNLFSVYAFPGNKKDVEKLLDWTPKLESLTSVFSKLTPGGITPTGPAIQEAIVQFNKKRSIRGLLSRDDEFFEESV; from the coding sequence ATGAAAACAGGTACGATCAAGCAAATTTTATTAATAACAGATGGATGTTCAAACTATGGTGATGATCCAATTGCAATGGCGACTCTAGCAAATGAACAAGGGATAGCGGTGAATGTTATAGGGGTTATGGAACAAGATGTGATGGATCAAAAAAGTATGCAGGAAATTGAGGGGATTGCTGCATCAGGAGGTGGAGTCAGCCAGATCGTCTATGCAAAGCAGCTTTCGCAAACCGTACAGATGGTGACAAGAAAAGCAATGACACAAACACTCCAAGGCGTAGTGAATAAACAGTTAAAAGAAATTTTAGGGAATGACATGACGATTGAGGAATTACCACCTGACAAACGTGGTGAAGTTGTCGAAGTAGTAGATGAATTAGGAGAAACAGCGAATTTACAAGTGCTTATTTTAGTTGATACAAGTGCAAGTATGAAGCATAAACTTCCGACAGTTAAAGAAGCACTCTTAGATCTTTCATTAAGTATGAATGCGCGAATGGGAAATAATTTATTTTCCGTCTATGCCTTTCCAGGGAATAAAAAAGATGTGGAGAAGCTATTAGATTGGACTCCCAAGCTTGAGTCTTTAACGAGTGTATTTTCCAAACTTACTCCTGGGGGAATTACACCAACAGGTCCAGCCATTCAGGAGGCTATCGTCCAATTTAATAAAAAACGTTCAATAAGGGGTCTGCTATCACGTGATGATGAATTCTTTGAAGAATCAGTATAA
- the spoIIE gene encoding stage II sporulation protein E, translating into MERVEQNLMEPVSNVNLENTKVEVSRGLRRLSFKLESLLIQQGFALFLIGFLLGRALILSHLTPFALPFFAAVYMIRRDRAPIALIGLLAGSLTLSLENITYTFSITILFLISYRLSSKYFQKAELRALPFFVLFTTLTVKLLFIYVQHNQIITTYDLLMAGVEAGLTFILTLIFMQSIPLLSFNKRKRTLKTEEIVSLVILLASVMTGTIGWSLYGLSVEHIFSRYLVLVFAFIAGASVGSTVGVVTGLIFSLANVSSFYQMSLLAFAGLLGGLLREGKKVGTALGLIVATLLIGMYGEAEGSLTQSLYESAAAMFFLLLTPRSLTGKLAKHIPGTVEHSNEQQQYLRKMRDVTSNRVEQFASVFKALSNSFLKMHNGNEEDVEQRELDYFLSNVTEKTCQTCFKKEQCWAKNFHQTYEMMENIVYEVDHGNPNLSQRMSRELEKNCVKGQRVQEAIRQELTHYQANLKLKKQVYESRKLVADQLLGVSKVMGDFAMEIQRERENHYSQEEQIFEAMKIFDIEVENVEIYSLQEGNVDIDMVIPYTSGHGECEKLVAPMLSDILGETIVVQKEEHAGFPGGYCHATFRSAKAYVVESGVAHAAKGGGLVSGDSYSTIDLGSGKYAVAISDGMGNGERAHRESNETLSLLQKILKSGIEEKVAIKSVNSILALRTTDEIFSTLDLAIIDLQDATSKYLKIGSTPSFIKRGDKIIKVEASNLPIGILHDVEVDVVTEQLKAGDLLIMMSDGIFEGPKHVENYDVWMKRKISEIETSDPQEVADLLMEEVIRTRSGEIEDDMTVVVVKIQHNLPKWASIPVSKYKKEKQVS; encoded by the coding sequence ATGGAGAGAGTTGAACAAAATTTAATGGAACCGGTAAGTAATGTCAATTTGGAGAATACAAAAGTAGAAGTCTCGAGGGGATTAAGAAGGCTTTCTTTTAAGTTAGAGAGTTTATTGATCCAGCAGGGCTTTGCTTTATTCTTAATAGGCTTTCTTTTAGGTAGAGCATTAATCTTGTCACATTTAACACCATTTGCATTGCCATTCTTTGCGGCCGTATACATGATCCGTCGCGATCGCGCACCAATAGCTTTAATTGGGCTTTTAGCAGGTTCACTTACACTATCATTAGAAAATATTACTTATACATTTTCAATCACGATTCTCTTTTTAATTAGCTATAGGTTGTCGTCAAAATACTTTCAAAAGGCGGAATTGAGGGCTTTGCCGTTTTTTGTTTTATTTACGACATTGACGGTAAAGCTTCTATTCATTTATGTCCAACATAACCAAATCATCACAACCTATGATTTACTTATGGCCGGAGTTGAAGCAGGTTTAACTTTTATACTTACTTTAATCTTTATGCAGAGCATCCCACTTTTATCCTTCAATAAACGAAAAAGAACGCTAAAAACAGAAGAGATTGTGAGTTTAGTTATTTTATTAGCTTCTGTTATGACAGGGACGATTGGGTGGTCTTTATATGGATTGTCCGTAGAGCATATTTTTTCAAGATACTTAGTATTAGTGTTTGCTTTTATTGCGGGTGCCTCTGTCGGATCGACAGTTGGGGTGGTAACGGGTTTAATCTTTAGTCTTGCCAATGTTTCTAGTTTTTATCAAATGAGTTTACTTGCTTTTGCGGGTTTGCTAGGAGGGCTTCTTAGGGAAGGAAAGAAAGTAGGGACAGCTTTGGGGTTAATTGTTGCTACCTTGTTAATTGGAATGTATGGGGAAGCAGAGGGCTCCTTAACACAGTCTTTATACGAATCGGCTGCTGCGATGTTTTTTTTACTTTTAACCCCTCGGTCCTTAACGGGTAAATTAGCGAAGCATATACCTGGAACTGTAGAACATTCAAATGAACAACAACAGTATTTAAGAAAGATGCGGGATGTGACGTCCAATCGAGTGGAACAATTTGCCTCTGTCTTTAAAGCTCTCTCAAACAGCTTTCTGAAAATGCATAACGGGAATGAAGAGGATGTAGAGCAACGGGAATTAGATTACTTCTTAAGTAATGTGACAGAGAAGACATGTCAAACATGTTTCAAAAAAGAACAATGTTGGGCAAAGAACTTTCACCAAACATATGAAATGATGGAAAACATCGTCTACGAGGTAGATCATGGGAACCCTAACTTATCTCAAAGAATGTCACGAGAATTGGAGAAAAACTGTGTGAAAGGTCAAAGGGTGCAAGAAGCAATTCGTCAAGAATTAACCCATTATCAAGCAAACCTTAAATTAAAAAAACAAGTGTATGAAAGTAGAAAACTTGTGGCAGATCAACTTCTTGGTGTTTCGAAAGTAATGGGGGATTTTGCAATGGAAATCCAACGGGAACGTGAGAACCATTATAGCCAAGAAGAACAAATATTTGAGGCAATGAAAATCTTTGACATTGAAGTGGAAAATGTGGAAATTTATAGTTTGCAAGAAGGGAATGTCGATATTGATATGGTCATTCCGTATACATCGGGACATGGTGAGTGTGAAAAATTAGTGGCCCCGATGTTGTCAGATATATTAGGTGAAACGATTGTTGTTCAAAAGGAAGAACATGCAGGATTTCCAGGAGGGTATTGTCACGCCACCTTTCGCTCAGCTAAAGCTTATGTGGTGGAGTCTGGAGTAGCCCATGCTGCAAAGGGTGGGGGATTAGTTTCTGGAGATAGCTATTCAACGATTGATTTAGGGTCCGGAAAATATGCTGTAGCCATAAGTGATGGGATGGGGAACGGTGAAAGAGCACATCGTGAAAGCAATGAAACTTTAAGCTTACTACAAAAAATTTTAAAATCTGGAATTGAAGAAAAGGTCGCAATTAAATCTGTTAATTCCATCTTGGCACTTCGAACAACAGATGAAATTTTCTCTACATTAGATTTAGCGATTATTGATTTACAGGATGCCACATCTAAATATTTGAAGATTGGCTCGACTCCGAGTTTTATTAAAAGAGGGGATAAAATTATTAAAGTAGAGGCAAGTAATTTACCGATCGGAATTTTACACGACGTGGAGGTTGATGTTGTAACTGAGCAACTGAAAGCAGGTGATTTGCTCATTATGATGAGCGATGGCATTTTTGAAGGACCGAAACATGTGGAAAATTATGATGTATGGATGAAGAGGAAGATTAGTGAAATAGAAACGTCTGATCCACAGGAAGTAGCAGATTTACTGATGGAAGAAGTGATTCGCACAAGATCTGGTGAAATTGAAGATGATATGACCGTGGTTGTGGTAAAAATTCAACATAATCTGCCTAAATGGGCAAGTATCCCCGTCTCAAAATATAAAAAGGAAAAACAGGTCTCCTAA